The genomic interval GCCTAAATTTTAGGCTTTTTTCAAAATTAATATTTTTAAAATCAATTATTACAATTTTGCTTATTAAATTTTTAGTATTTTTAATCAATATAAGTTTATTTTAATAGCCTTTTTATCGTTGTTTTCTTTATTTTTTTCATTACACCTTTGTGTAAATAAAGTGAAATTTATTTTTTAAGGAGTGACCCATGAAAAAGGGCTTTACAATGATTGAGTTGATTTTCGTAATCGTGATTATCGGAATTTTAGCAGCTGTTGCTGTTCCAAAATTAGGTGGTATTAAAGACGACGCTGAAGCTACAAAAGCTGTTGCAAACCTAAGCACATTTAAAGGTGA from Campylobacter sp. MG1 carries:
- a CDS encoding prepilin-type N-terminal cleavage/methylation domain-containing protein, whose product is MKKGFTMIELIFVIVIIGILAAVAVPKLGGIKDDAEATKAVANLSTFKG